A genomic window from Coccinella septempunctata chromosome 9, icCocSept1.1, whole genome shotgun sequence includes:
- the LOC123321000 gene encoding uncharacterized protein LOC123321000, translated as MRIVFNALRCILNEKEEKLWFQALPKVEDDLNNTVNKSTGYAPVVLMKNANKRLTATMNLLSDIVVKPIEVNKGALREKLNVATNHTKKKFDETRKASYPFEVNQKVVMEVTQLSNGGKLKPKFIGPFEIKAVLPNDRYVLKRIGGQNRTTTAGQEQLRIWPEDPCEL; from the coding sequence ATGAGAATTGTTTTCAATGCATTGAGGTGCATTCTTAATGAAAAGGAAGAGAAATTATGGTTCCAAGCCCTACCGAAAGTCGAAGATGACTTGAATAATACAGTTAATAAATCGACAGGGTATGCCCCAGTTGTTTTGATGAAAAACGCGAATAAACGATTAACAGCTACCATGAACCTATTAAGCGATATAGTAGTAAAGCCAATAGAAGTCAATAAAGGAGCTCTTAGGGAGAAGCTCAATGTTGCAACCAATCATACAAAGAAGAAATTCGATGAAACCCGAAAAGCTAGTTACCCGTTTGAAGTTAACCAAAAAGTTGTAATGGAAGTGACACAACTATCTAATGGAGGAAAGTTGAAGCCAAAATTTATTGGCCCTTTTGAAATCAAGGCTGTCTTACCGAATGATCGATATGTACTGAAAAGGATAGGCGGCCAGAATAGAACGACCACGGCAGGCCAGGAACAATTAAGAATTTGGCCTGAAGATCCTTGTGAATTGTGA
- the LOC123320463 gene encoding uncharacterized protein LOC123320463, translating to MEMICCLEEAKTSVDVNKINQPASSLTNTFGKNLGSQQSTPHLSDEEFERILCVEKAKIFAESNKIKQSDYSFSDILGKTSEPQPSPQQNSNEELEIIVRLAEAKIFADSNKICQPDSSLSNNFGMGIESQELSEKVLCSEKASAETNKMYQYDYSLSDDIFGMSLAPQQSTPQLCNEELEMMWRLDETGIFSESNISGNSFESQESAPQLSDEEFERILCVEKAKVSAEGNRMNQSDYSLFDIFGTLELQPSPQQLSNEEMEMILRLEETKSFAESNNINQPDFSLFNKHGVSFESEQSFSQHCEKVLCSEKAKVSSASNNFDNFGMIHGQLTDVEFERILGLGESNVSAESTTQINRSHSDQYMTDWNSQEPIKIDDMFNGHSSHQAPDTQLQNSIISPDSGICDEGLAESDSSSSTPPTYSQIFKVKDHKDQCLQQKECYRTSVPKSTPYVFNTKTIRVYGKIAITK from the coding sequence atggaaatgatttgttGTCTGGAAGAAGCCAAAACCTCTGTTGATGTGAACAAGATCAATCAACCTGCTTCTTCTTTGACTAACACTTTCGGGAAGAATCTCGGATCACAGCAATCAACTCCTCATCTCagcgatgaggaattcgaaaggattttgtgtgtggagaaagccaaaatttttgccgaatcgaacaaaataaaacaatctgattattcatttTCTGACATCTTGGGAAAAACTTCAGAACCTCAGCCATCACCACAACAAAacagcaatgaggaattggaaataATTGTGCGTCTGGCAGAAGCTAAAATCTTCGCTGACTCGAACAAGATCTGTCAGCCTGATTCTTCCTTGTCTAACAACTTCGGAATGGGAATCGAATCACAGGAACTCAGCGAAaaggttttgtgttcggaaaaagccTCTGCCGAAACGAATAAAATGTACCaatatgattattcattgtctGATGACATCTTTGGAATGAGTTTAGCACCTCAGCAATCGACACCCCAACTCtgcaatgaggaattggaaatgatgTGGCGTCTGGATGAAACCGGAATCTTTTCTGAATCTAACATATCCGGAAATAGTTTCGAATCACAGGAATCAGCTCCCCAACTCagcgatgaggaattcgaaagaaTTTTGTGTGTGGAGAAAGCCAAAGTCTCTGCCGAAGGGAACAGAATGAATCAATCTGATTATTCATTGTTTGACATCTTCGGAACTTTAGAACTTCAGCCATCACCACAACAACTCAGCaatgaggaaatggaaatgatttTGCGTCTGGAAGAAACCAAAAGCTTTGCTGAATCGAACAATATCAATCAACCTGATTTTTCCTTGTTTAATAAACATGGAGTGAGTTTCGAATCAGAGCAATCATTTTCCCAACACTGCGAAaaggttttgtgttcggaaaaagccAAAGTCTCTTCCGCATCGAACAACTTCGACAACTTCGGAATGATTCATGGTCAACTCACTGATGTCGAATTTGAAAGGATTTTGGGATTGGGTGAATCAAATGTCTCTGCCGAATCGACCACGCAGATAAATCGATCTCATTCCGACCAATATATGACAGATTGGAATTCGCAGGAGCCAATAAAAATAGATGATATGTTTAATGGACATAGTTCCCATCAAGCACCGGACACTCAACTCCAAAATTCGATTATTTCACCAGATTCGGGCATCTGTGATGAAGGATTAGCGGAATCCGATTCATCTTCATCAACTCCACCTACCTATTCCCAAATTTTCAAAGTAAAAGATCATAAAGATCAATGTTTACAACAGAAGGAATGTTACCGAACATCGGTACCCAAGTCCACACCCTACGTCTTCAATACAAAAACAATtcgggtttatggaaaaatcgcAATTACGAAATAG